In Kordia antarctica, the following proteins share a genomic window:
- the yiaA gene encoding inner membrane protein YiaA, producing the protein MENQNFLNPEEKTKKTVNKLEEKNPFKPTPAFISAAWAALFIGMVAYCIGLWNADMELNEKGYYFTILLFGLFSVVSVQKSVRDRMEGIPVTDIYYGISWFTTIASILLLIVGLWNAELELSEKGFYGMSFALSLFASVAVQKNTRDVHSIKNQEA; encoded by the coding sequence ATGGAAAATCAAAATTTTTTAAATCCAGAAGAAAAAACAAAGAAAACAGTTAACAAATTAGAAGAGAAAAATCCTTTTAAGCCAACGCCAGCTTTTATTTCGGCGGCTTGGGCAGCTTTATTCATCGGAATGGTTGCGTATTGCATCGGATTGTGGAATGCAGATATGGAATTGAATGAAAAAGGATATTATTTCACCATTTTATTATTCGGATTATTCTCCGTGGTTTCGGTTCAGAAATCGGTAAGAGATAGAATGGAAGGAATTCCCGTAACAGATATTTATTATGGAATAAGTTGGTTTACAACCATTGCTTCTATTCTATTATTAATTGTCGGATTGTGGAATGCCGAATTGGAATTGAGCGAAAAAGGTTTTTACGGAATGTCGTTTGCCTTGAGTTTATTTGCTTCGGTAGCGGTACAGAAAAACACTAGAGATGTACATTCAATAAAAAATCAAGAAGCTTAA